Below is a genomic region from Sphingopyxis terrae subsp. terrae NBRC 15098.
CGGTGGCGAGTTCGGGCGGGACGAGGAGGTCGTCGCCGGGCTGCCAACCCGCGGGCGTCATCGCCGACCCGTCGCTCGTGCACTGGAGCGCCGCGACGGTGCGCACCATCTCGTCGACCGAGCGGCCGACGGTCAGCGGATAGATGGTCAGCGCACGGACGACGCCGTCGGGATCGATGAAAAAGGCCGCGCGCACCGTCGCGGCGCTGAAGGACTGGGCGTCGACCATGCCGAAAGCGTGCGCGATTTCGAGCGAGGGGTCCTCGACGATCGGAAAGGGGATGGCGACGCCCAAGTCGTCGCGCAGCGCGCGGATCCACGCGAGATGCGAAAAAAGGCTGTCGACCGAATGGGCGAGCAGCGCGCAATCGAGCGCGGCAAAGCGGTCGGCGGCACGTGCGATGGCCAGAAACTCGCTGGTGCAGACAGGGGTGAAATCGCCTGGGTGCGAAAAGAAGAGCAGCCACCGGCCGCGATAATCGCTGAGCCGCACCGGTCCGGCGGTGCTGCGCGCGATGAAATCGGGCGCGGTGTCGCCGATGCGGATCGGGCGCGCAGCGGGCCGGTTGTCGCTGTTGTCGGGCATCGGGATTCCTCTGGGAGCTTCCTCTCGCTCGACAGCGATCATATATAATTCATAATATCGTGTAAATGTGATATGCGCTCAGCCGAGCATGGCCCCGGCGCTGTGGTAGAGCATATAGGCGGCCACGACGAGAACGAGCAGCGCGAACAGCGTGTTGAGCCGTCCAGTTCTGGCCGACAGGCGCTGCGCACCCTTGAGCCCCAGCCAGCTTCCCAGCGCGCCGCCCGCGATGAACAGCCCGGCAAGCGGCCAGTCGACGAGGCCCGACCAGGCATAGTTGGCGGCGGTGGTGAGCCCGAAGGCGGTTACCGCGACCAGCGAGGTGCCGACCGCGTTGATCATCGGCATTCCCGTCGCGGCGACGATGCCGGGGACGATCAGAAAGCCGCCGCCGATGCCGAAAAAGCCGCTGAACGCTCCGCTGCCGAGGCCGTAGCCGAGCAGGCGCGGCGCATTTTCCCGGCTGATCCGCACCGCGGGATCGCCGATCTGGCCGCGCTTGCGCAGCATGATGACCGCGATGACGACCATCAGCAGCGCGAAGAGAAAGAGCAGCTTGGCGCCGTCGAAGCTCTTGCCGAGGGTCGATCCGGCGAAGGCGCCGACGATTCCGGCGCCGGCGAAGGTCAGCCCGCACGGCCAGCGCACATTGCCAGCGCGCGCATGGTTGGTCAGCCCAACCGCCGCATTGGCGGCGACGGCGAGTGCTGCGGTCCCGATCGCGACATGCGGCTGCGGCACCCCGACGAGATAGACCATCAGCGGCACCGCAAGGATCGACCCGCCGCCGCCGACGAGCCCGAGCGTGAAGCCGACGAGCACGCCGGAGAGCGCGCCGAGGATCATCTGGGCGAGGCTGATCGTCATGGGATCGGTCATCGCGCGCGCTATCCTACAGCTTATCGAGCGGCAGCTTCAGATATCGGGTGCCGTTCGCTTCAGGTTCGGGGAAATGACCCGCGCGCATATTGACCTGGATCGACGGGAGGATCAGCCGCGGCATCGACAGCGTCTTGTCGCGCGCCTCGCGCATCGCGACGAACTGATCTTCGTCCACGCCTTCGTGGACATGAACGTTGGCGGTGCGCTCGGCCGCGATCGTCGTTTCCCAAGCAAAGCTGTCGCGATCCGGCGCCTTGTAATCGTGGCAGAGGAACAGCCGCGTTTCGCCGGGAAGCGACAGCAAGCGCTGGATCGAGCGATAGAGGGTGCGCGCATCGCCGCCGGGAAAGTCGGCGCGCGCGGTGCCATAGTCGGGCATGAACAAGGTATCGCCGGTGAACAGCGCATCGCCGATGATCCACACCATGCACGCCGGCGTGTGGCCGGGGGTGTGGAGGACCATCCCCTCGATCTCGCCGAGCATGAAGCGCTCGCCGTCGGCCATCAGCCGGTCGAACTGCGAGCCGTCGCGCGCGAAGCGCTCATCTTCGTTGAAAATGGCGCCGAACACCGTCTGCACCGTTTCGATATGCCGACCGATGACGATCTGGCCGCCGAGCTTCGCTTGCAGATAGGGGGCAGCGGAGAGGTGGTCGGCATGGGCGTGGGTTTCGATCTGCCATTCGACGGTCAGCCCTTCGCGGCGGACATAATCGACGATCGCGTCGGCCGACGCATGGCCGGTGCGGCCCGAAGGCTGGTCGAAATCGAGTACCGAGTCGATGATTGCCGCCTTGCGCGTCGCGGGGTCGTGGACGACGTGCGTCGCGGTGAAGGTCGGTTCGTCGAAGAAGCTTTTGACGACGGGGATAAGGCCGGTTGCCCGCGCCTTGTCGATCAGCGCGGCGGCGGAATCGCGGTGAAGGTCGTCCATGCGATCATTCCTTCGTTTAAAATATTAGATAAAACTAATATAGTGAGGCGGCGCCGTTTGTCCAGTGGAGGAGGAGGCCTATTCGATACCGCAGAGCAGGCGGAGGCGCCACGCCGCGGTCTGCACCGATGCCTGCGCTTCGGCGAGCCGCGCGGTCGCGGCGATCGCTTCGCGTTCGGCATCGAGCTCGGCGAGCGGGGGGCGGGCGCCCGAGCGCACTTCGAGGCGGGTGCCGCGTAGCGCCTCGCGCGCCGCGGCGTCGCCATCGCGCGCGGCATCGAGCGCGCGTTCGGCGCTGTCGAGCCCGCTCCACGCCTCGATCACCGCCTGGGTGACGTCGTCGCGCGCCTGACGCAGCCGCGCTTCGCTGGCCGAGAGTTTCGATTGCGCCTCGCGGACGCGCGCGCTGCCCGCGCCGCTGTCGAAGAAGGTCCAGCGCCCGCGCAGCCCGACGGTGACATTGTCGGCGCGATAGTCGGGGAAAAATTGGTCGCGGATCCGCGCGCCCTCGGCAAAGACGCCGAGCTGCGGGCGGTTGGTCGCCTTGGCGGCGCGCACTCCCGCGGCGGCGCCGTCGACGCCGGCATCGGCCTGCGCGAGCAGGACATTCGCGGCGACGGCGGCCTCGACCGCTTCGCCGAGCGTCGCGGGAACCTCGGGGCGCGGGGGCAGGGGGGCGAGATCGCCGACAGGCTTGCCGGTCAGCCGCTCGAGGCGGGCGAGCGCGGCGGTGAGGCGGCCCTGGGCCTGGACAAGACCGGCCTGTCCCTCGGCGCGGCGTGCTTTCGCCTGGGCGACCTCGCTGCTCGTCGCATCGCCGACGTCGTAGCGCAGGCCGGTATGACGAACGATCTCGCCCAGCGCATCGACGAGCTTGCCATAGCTCGCGACAAGATCGCGCGCGGTGAGCACTTCGGCATAGGCGCCGACAGTCGCGAGGGTCAGATTCTGGCGCGCCATATCCTTGCCAAGCGTCGCAGCGCGGCTGCCCGCTGCGGCCTGATCGATCGCGGCGCTGATCCGTCCACCGGCGTAGAGCGGGTATTCGCCGACCAGTTGCACGGCGCTGGGGGTCACGTTTTGCGCGGTTAGACCGAAATAGCCGCCAGGGTCGAGCCGGCCGGTGCCGACGCTGCCCTCGACACTGGCGGTGGGACCGGCGGCGGCGCGCGCCTGCGCGAGCCGCGCGGCGGCGGCATCGGCATCGGCTGCCGCCGCTTCGAGCGCGGGCGAGTGCGCGCGCGCGTCGGCGATGGCGGTCGCCAGATCCTGCGCCGCCGCGGGGTGCGGCAGCGCGAGCGCGGCAAGGCATGCCGCCGTCAGCAGGGTCGCGGCGCGCTTCACTTAAAGGCGGCTCCCTGCCGCACGCCGAGACGCTTGAAAATGGCCGCCGCGGGACAGAAGCCGGTGAAGCTTGCCTGGATCATGTTGAGCCCCGCAAAGGCGGCGAGTCCGATCCACCAAGGATGGACGAACCAGGCGAGCAGCACGCTCGTCAGCACGACGAGGCCCGCGAAGCGCAAAACAGCACGATCGAGGTTCATGGGTCTTCCTTTCGTCAGAAGCGGAGTTTTTTGATCCCGAGCGCATGCATCGCGAGCTTTTCGTAAAAGGGCTCGCTCTCGCCCTTGCGGACCTTGCGCAGGAAATATTTTTCGAAGCCGATCTTCGCGAGATGGACCCACTTGCCTGACGACGACCAGTTGAGGTTGCGTGGCGGGATCTGTGGCTGCGCGACAAAGGCGACGCCGCCGTCGCCGAAGTCGGCGAGGCAGACGGCGTTCCACGTCGCCTCATGCTTCGGTGGCTGACCGGCGAGTTCGAGTTTCAGATTCTGCGCGATCGCGGTGACCATCGATTCGATCATGAAGCCCGTCTTGGGCACGCCCACCGGGACCGGGGTCGGGCCGACCGGCGGGATCGCGACGCAGACGCCGAGCGAATAGATGTTGGCGAAGGTCGGATTGCGCTGATGCTTGTCGGCGATGATGAAGCCGCGCGGATTGGTCAGTCCTTCGATGCCGAAGACGGCATCGACGCCGCGAAAGGCGGGCAGCAGCATCGAATAGCCGAAGGGCAGGTCGTGCTTGGCCTTGACGCTGCCGTCGTCGGCGACTTCCTCGACATGCGCCATGCCGGCCTCGAAGCTGGTGACGCGCGCATTGGTGATCCATTTGATGTGACGGTTGCGCAGCTCGCTTTCGAGCAGGCTCTTGGTATCGCCGACGCCATCGAGGCCGAGATGGCCGATATAGGGTTCGGCGGTGACGAAGGTCATCGGCACCCGGTCGCGCAGCTTGCGGCGCTTGAGTTCGGTGTCGAGGATCAGCGCGAATTCATAGGCCGGCCCATAACAGGAGGCGCCCTGTGCGGCGCCGACGACGATCGGCCCCGGATTTTCGCAGAAGCGGTCGAAGGCATCGGCCGCGGCGGCGGCATGATCGGTGGCGCATACCGATACGGTGTTCGCCTCCGGCCCGAAGCCCTCGATCTCGTCGAAGGCGAGTTTCGGCCCGGTTGCGATGACCAGATAATCATAATCGATGAAGGCGCCGTCGTTCAGTTCGACCCGATTTTCCTTGGGGTGGACGCGCTTCGCGCCGACCGCGGTGAAATCGATGCCCTTGCGCTTCATGACGGGGGGCAGGTGAACGCAGATCGCTTCGGGTTCGCGCCAGCGGACCGCGACCCAGGGGTTGGAGGGGACGAACCAGTAATTTTCCTGGTCGGAAATCACCATCACCTCGGCCTTGCCCTTGGAAGCCTCCCGTATTTCGTAAGCGGCAATGGTGCCCCCGAGTCCGGCGCCCAGAACGACGATCCGCGGTAACGACATGCTTTCTCTCCTTGTTCCGGCGCTGGCTGGCTCCGGCTTTTTCAAATGGTTCGGTGTGCGGCCAGTTCGGTGAGTCGGACCCGATTGCTGTCGGCATAATATTAGATATTGCGAATATTACAACTAAGTAATATTATCAGTGTCGAAATCTGGCCGCGCCGGTTAGCGTGCCGGTCAACCGAGGAGTTTCGTCATGCTGAGCCTATTCCGCAAACCGCGCCATAAGGAGATTCCCGCACAGCAGCTTGCGGCTTTGCTTGACCAAAAGCGTGCGATTCTGGTCGA
It encodes:
- a CDS encoding peroxiredoxin — encoded protein: MPDNSDNRPAARPIRIGDTAPDFIARSTAGPVRLSDYRGRWLLFFSHPGDFTPVCTSEFLAIARAADRFAALDCALLAHSVDSLFSHLAWIRALRDDLGVAIPFPIVEDPSLEIAHAFGMVDAQSFSAATVRAAFFIDPDGVVRALTIYPLTVGRSVDEMVRTVAALQCTSDGSAMTPAGWQPGDDLLVPPELATEGVLAADNPTGWFYTLAKDARAQ
- a CDS encoding sulfite exporter TauE/SafE family protein yields the protein MTDPMTISLAQMILGALSGVLVGFTLGLVGGGGSILAVPLMVYLVGVPQPHVAIGTAALAVAANAAVGLTNHARAGNVRWPCGLTFAGAGIVGAFAGSTLGKSFDGAKLLFLFALLMVVIAVIMLRKRGQIGDPAVRISRENAPRLLGYGLGSGAFSGFFGIGGGFLIVPGIVAATGMPMINAVGTSLVAVTAFGLTTAANYAWSGLVDWPLAGLFIAGGALGSWLGLKGAQRLSARTGRLNTLFALLVLVVAAYMLYHSAGAMLG
- a CDS encoding MBL fold metallo-hydrolase, with the translated sequence MDDLHRDSAAALIDKARATGLIPVVKSFFDEPTFTATHVVHDPATRKAAIIDSVLDFDQPSGRTGHASADAIVDYVRREGLTVEWQIETHAHADHLSAAPYLQAKLGGQIVIGRHIETVQTVFGAIFNEDERFARDGSQFDRLMADGERFMLGEIEGMVLHTPGHTPACMVWIIGDALFTGDTLFMPDYGTARADFPGGDARTLYRSIQRLLSLPGETRLFLCHDYKAPDRDSFAWETTIAAERTANVHVHEGVDEDQFVAMREARDKTLSMPRLILPSIQVNMRAGHFPEPEANGTRYLKLPLDKL
- a CDS encoding TolC family protein, with the protein product MKRAATLLTAACLAALALPHPAAAQDLATAIADARAHSPALEAAAADADAAAARLAQARAAAGPTASVEGSVGTGRLDPGGYFGLTAQNVTPSAVQLVGEYPLYAGGRISAAIDQAAAGSRAATLGKDMARQNLTLATVGAYAEVLTARDLVASYGKLVDALGEIVRHTGLRYDVGDATSSEVAQAKARRAEGQAGLVQAQGRLTAALARLERLTGKPVGDLAPLPPRPEVPATLGEAVEAAVAANVLLAQADAGVDGAAAGVRAAKATNRPQLGVFAEGARIRDQFFPDYRADNVTVGLRGRWTFFDSGAGSARVREAQSKLSASEARLRQARDDVTQAVIEAWSGLDSAERALDAARDGDAAAREALRGTRLEVRSGARPPLAELDAEREAIAATARLAEAQASVQTAAWRLRLLCGIE
- a CDS encoding YgaP family membrane protein — translated: MNLDRAVLRFAGLVVLTSVLLAWFVHPWWIGLAAFAGLNMIQASFTGFCPAAAIFKRLGVRQGAAFK
- a CDS encoding NAD(P)/FAD-dependent oxidoreductase, yielding MSLPRIVVLGAGLGGTIAAYEIREASKGKAEVMVISDQENYWFVPSNPWVAVRWREPEAICVHLPPVMKRKGIDFTAVGAKRVHPKENRVELNDGAFIDYDYLVIATGPKLAFDEIEGFGPEANTVSVCATDHAAAAADAFDRFCENPGPIVVGAAQGASCYGPAYEFALILDTELKRRKLRDRVPMTFVTAEPYIGHLGLDGVGDTKSLLESELRNRHIKWITNARVTSFEAGMAHVEEVADDGSVKAKHDLPFGYSMLLPAFRGVDAVFGIEGLTNPRGFIIADKHQRNPTFANIYSLGVCVAIPPVGPTPVPVGVPKTGFMIESMVTAIAQNLKLELAGQPPKHEATWNAVCLADFGDGGVAFVAQPQIPPRNLNWSSSGKWVHLAKIGFEKYFLRKVRKGESEPFYEKLAMHALGIKKLRF